The following coding sequences lie in one Thermomicrobium sp. 4228-Ro genomic window:
- a CDS encoding Nif3-like dinuclear metal center hexameric protein → MIALRDLVRYCDQLLESSRFRDAATNGVQVEGRTAVRRLAVAVSANRATIERAVAWDADVLLVHHGLFWGDGLRSLTGIVRERLRPLLVHEVSLIAYHLPLDAHPELGNNAQLAFALGLEPAEPFAQVAGQPIGWVARANEPRSLDELVAAVQQCTGRPPIVLSGGPPVVRQVAILSGSGASALEEAAALGCEAFLTGEARETTMALARELGVTVIVGGHEATERLGVQALARHLSSAFGLEITFLHDPNPL, encoded by the coding sequence ATGATTGCCCTTCGAGACCTCGTTCGCTATTGCGACCAGCTACTCGAGTCGAGCCGGTTCCGCGATGCAGCGACCAACGGCGTGCAAGTCGAGGGCCGGACGGCGGTACGACGGCTCGCGGTCGCCGTCAGTGCGAACCGTGCAACGATCGAACGCGCCGTGGCCTGGGACGCCGATGTGCTCCTCGTGCACCACGGTCTGTTCTGGGGAGACGGCCTGCGCAGCCTGACCGGTATCGTGCGCGAACGCCTGCGCCCGCTTCTCGTGCACGAGGTCAGTCTCATTGCCTACCACCTCCCGCTCGACGCACATCCAGAACTGGGGAACAATGCGCAGCTCGCCTTCGCGCTGGGTCTCGAACCGGCGGAGCCTTTCGCCCAGGTAGCTGGGCAGCCGATCGGTTGGGTGGCGCGCGCCAACGAGCCCCGCTCGCTCGATGAACTCGTGGCGGCGGTCCAGCAGTGTACCGGGCGGCCGCCGATCGTCTTGTCCGGTGGCCCTCCCGTTGTCCGGCAGGTCGCGATTCTCAGCGGGTCGGGTGCGAGCGCACTCGAGGAGGCAGCGGCTCTCGGGTGCGAAGCGTTCCTGACCGGTGAGGCCCGCGAGACGACGATGGCGCTCGCGCGGGAACTCGGTGTGACGGTGATCGTCGGGGGGCACGAGGCGACCGAGCGTTTGGGAGTGCAAGCACTGGCACGCCACCTGTCGTCGGCTTTCGGACTGGAAATCACCTTCCTCCATGACCCGAATCCGCTCTGA
- a CDS encoding DUF402 domain-containing protein, whose translation MNMAPYRELTVVKLDPLGKPVARYRGTTQAGLPGWVVLRARWSLGTVVSGPIRFECGDELVEYFSLIEPINAFALYDAAGRFKGWYTNVACPAFLVENELYWRDLYIDVVVNAEGHLAVLDEEELETSGLRERDPDAYACILAARDRLLAALRSRSYPFDQHPPLPLPENLAEAVQ comes from the coding sequence ATGAACATGGCACCGTACCGCGAACTGACTGTCGTGAAACTCGATCCGTTGGGCAAGCCCGTCGCACGGTATCGTGGGACGACCCAAGCCGGGCTTCCCGGCTGGGTCGTCCTTCGGGCACGCTGGAGCCTCGGGACGGTCGTCTCCGGACCGATCCGCTTCGAATGCGGTGACGAACTGGTCGAATATTTCTCGCTGATCGAACCCATCAATGCCTTCGCGCTGTACGATGCAGCAGGACGTTTCAAGGGTTGGTATACGAACGTCGCTTGCCCGGCCTTCCTCGTCGAGAACGAGCTCTACTGGCGCGATCTGTACATCGATGTCGTGGTGAACGCGGAGGGGCACCTCGCCGTCCTGGACGAAGAGGAGCTGGAGACGAGCGGCCTCCGCGAGCGCGACCCTGATGCGTACGCGTGTATCCTGGCCGCACGCGACCGTTTGCTCGCCGCGCTCCGCTCGCGCAGCTACCCATTCGATCAGCACCCTCCTCTCCCGCTTCCCGAAAACCTTGCCGAAGCGGTACAATGA
- the glmM gene encoding phosphoglucosamine mutase: protein MARAITNVFKAYDIRGIYPDELDEELAYRIGRAFALFLRPRQVVVGRDMRVSSPALADAIIRGLLDQGVDVTNVGLVSTDALYFAVGNYRFDGGVMVTASHNPPEYNGFKLCREEAQALSLDTGIAEIRDLVVQGDFPEPERRGTLTERDILDDFAQHVLSFIDPNVIKPFTIAVDAGNGMGGLIAPKVLGRLPVRIIPLYFELDGRFPNHVPNPIEPENVRDVQRAIREHGADMGIAFDGDADRMFILDEQARLVGGDMVTALVAKALLQKHPGAKIVYNLICSRAVPETIRQYGGIPIRSRVGHSFIKALMRQHDAIFGGEHSGHFYFRDNWYADSGIIAAVTVLELLSREGVTVSQAIAPIDRYYRSGEINVEARDVTAVLQALEEHFRDGQIDHLDGLTVEYPDWWFNARPSNTQPLLRINVEATTPELLQQKAREVLDIVQRVTGDQSRA from the coding sequence ATGGCACGGGCGATCACGAACGTCTTCAAGGCCTATGATATCCGCGGGATTTATCCGGACGAACTCGATGAGGAACTCGCCTACCGCATCGGGAGAGCGTTTGCACTGTTTCTCCGCCCCCGCCAGGTCGTTGTTGGACGAGACATGCGTGTCTCGTCCCCCGCCTTGGCTGACGCGATCATTCGCGGGCTCCTCGATCAAGGCGTCGATGTCACGAACGTCGGGCTGGTGAGCACCGATGCACTGTACTTCGCCGTCGGAAACTATCGTTTCGACGGCGGCGTGATGGTGACCGCGTCCCACAACCCGCCCGAATACAACGGCTTCAAGCTCTGCCGCGAGGAAGCGCAGGCGCTGAGCCTCGATACCGGTATCGCTGAGATCCGTGACCTCGTCGTCCAGGGGGACTTTCCGGAGCCAGAACGGCGGGGGACACTGACGGAGCGCGACATCCTCGATGATTTCGCCCAACATGTCCTGTCGTTCATCGACCCTAACGTCATCAAGCCGTTCACGATTGCGGTCGATGCAGGAAACGGTATGGGCGGGCTCATCGCACCCAAGGTCCTCGGCCGGTTACCGGTGCGCATCATACCGCTGTACTTCGAACTCGACGGCCGCTTTCCCAATCATGTGCCCAATCCGATCGAACCGGAAAACGTCCGAGACGTGCAGCGCGCGATACGCGAGCACGGGGCAGACATGGGTATCGCTTTCGATGGTGACGCTGACCGCATGTTCATCCTGGACGAACAGGCACGTTTGGTCGGCGGTGATATGGTCACTGCCCTCGTCGCGAAAGCGCTGCTCCAGAAGCATCCTGGCGCGAAGATCGTCTACAACCTGATCTGCTCGCGCGCCGTTCCCGAGACGATCCGTCAGTACGGCGGTATTCCCATCCGATCGCGAGTCGGTCACTCCTTCATCAAAGCCCTGATGCGGCAGCACGACGCGATCTTCGGTGGGGAGCACTCAGGACACTTCTATTTCCGAGACAACTGGTATGCCGACTCGGGCATCATCGCAGCCGTGACCGTGCTCGAGCTTCTCTCGCGCGAGGGAGTCACCGTCTCGCAGGCGATCGCGCCGATCGACCGTTACTACCGCTCGGGTGAAATCAACGTGGAAGCGCGTGACGTCACAGCCGTGCTGCAGGCACTGGAGGAGCACTTCCGCGACGGGCAGATCGATCATCTGGACGGCCTCACGGTCGAGTACCCAGACTGGTGGTTCAACGCTCGACCGTCCAACACCCAACCGCTCCTCCGGATCAACGTCGAAGCGACGACACCTGAACTGCTGCAGCAGAAGGCGCGAGAAGTGCTCGACATCGTGCAACGGGTGACCGGAGACCAGTCACGCGCATGA
- a CDS encoding iron-sulfur cluster assembly scaffold protein — protein MTQSAFDRLRDHVRNPRYQGALEDATVVVEGGNPECGDVVTIYLKIGADGETIEDAHFTGVGCGVSQAAASLLMERLHEGHWTTGRVAAADFTLVQELVGLEAARSRPKCASLALSVLKAAIQKYERERRRSLLTESEDES, from the coding sequence ATGACCCAAAGCGCGTTCGATCGACTCCGTGACCATGTCCGCAACCCGCGCTATCAGGGTGCACTCGAGGATGCTACGGTCGTCGTCGAAGGAGGGAATCCGGAGTGCGGTGACGTGGTGACCATATACCTGAAAATCGGTGCTGACGGCGAGACGATCGAAGATGCGCACTTCACAGGAGTCGGTTGCGGCGTGAGTCAGGCCGCGGCGTCGCTCTTGATGGAACGGCTCCACGAGGGACATTGGACGACTGGCCGCGTGGCTGCCGCGGACTTTACCCTGGTGCAAGAGCTCGTCGGCCTCGAAGCGGCCCGATCGCGACCGAAATGTGCCTCGCTCGCTCTCAGCGTCCTGAAAGCAGCGATCCAGAAGTACGAACGCGAGCGTCGCCGCTCGCTCCTGACCGAGAGCGAAGACGAGTCGTGA
- a CDS encoding PHP domain-containing protein, whose translation MPTIQPEYAVDFHLHTLASDGGWTVEALIEHLAERSFRIAAVCDHDTMASVPHAVEFAQRLGLTIVPGVEVTTRWDGRQWHVLVYGIDPVSSSARAFRAILDELADRLWAASVDAVITLERKGYRLRSLREVAAGRPLRPYHVLVTLIREGYATNLATAHELTKRLGEPMQVDVPLERVVAAAHATGGVCILAHPGRDDGVGVLDEETLGRLLAAVPIDGLEVYYRSHSAEQSARFRSWCERFGLLASAGSDSHAPGVPVDPIPYRAAWVAGLLERLGFDVPIPLEQTRASNGKYD comes from the coding sequence ATGCCGACGATTCAGCCGGAGTACGCAGTCGATTTCCACCTCCACACGCTGGCGAGCGACGGCGGATGGACGGTGGAGGCGCTCATCGAACATCTCGCAGAGCGTTCCTTTCGCATCGCGGCAGTCTGCGACCACGATACGATGGCTTCTGTTCCACATGCTGTCGAGTTCGCCCAGCGGCTCGGGCTGACGATCGTCCCCGGTGTGGAAGTGACCACGCGTTGGGACGGTCGACAGTGGCATGTCCTGGTGTACGGGATCGATCCCGTCTCATCGAGTGCGCGAGCGTTCCGAGCCATACTGGACGAACTCGCTGATCGACTCTGGGCCGCGTCCGTGGACGCGGTGATCACGCTGGAGCGGAAAGGCTACCGCTTACGCTCCCTCCGCGAGGTGGCCGCGGGGCGGCCGCTGCGACCGTATCACGTGCTCGTCACACTCATCCGGGAGGGCTATGCGACGAACCTGGCCACGGCGCACGAGTTGACGAAGCGGCTCGGTGAGCCGATGCAGGTCGATGTTCCGCTGGAACGAGTCGTGGCCGCTGCCCATGCTACTGGCGGCGTGTGTATCCTGGCGCACCCGGGGCGTGACGACGGCGTCGGCGTGCTCGATGAGGAGACCTTGGGACGCCTCCTCGCGGCCGTACCGATCGATGGGCTCGAGGTGTACTATCGCTCGCATAGCGCCGAGCAGAGCGCGCGCTTCCGGAGCTGGTGCGAGCGGTTCGGGCTCCTCGCCAGCGCTGGTTCCGACTCTCATGCTCCCGGTGTGCCGGTCGATCCGATTCCCTACCGTGCCGCATGGGTCGCAGGCTTGCTCGAGCGGCTGGGTTTCGATGTGCCAATACCGCTCGAACAGACCCGCGCATCGAACGGGAAGTATGACTGA
- a CDS encoding MarR family transcriptional regulator: protein MHDRDQLIEMIIEGMRDIVAYLHRRSPPPFDALDLTMAQLKVLFAVSCGGSLTISEIAERLGISLPTASHLVDRVVQLGLAARREDERDRRRTLVEITERGDALLRQVRQGNEQPWRELLAELAADDLAALLRGVQALTTVVRQARTGSQV from the coding sequence ATGCATGACCGCGATCAGCTGATCGAGATGATCATTGAGGGAATGCGCGACATCGTCGCCTATCTCCATCGGCGCAGCCCGCCACCGTTCGATGCGCTCGACCTCACGATGGCGCAGCTCAAGGTGCTGTTCGCTGTCAGCTGTGGCGGTTCGCTCACGATCAGCGAGATCGCTGAGCGACTTGGCATTAGCCTGCCGACGGCCAGCCACCTCGTCGACCGTGTCGTGCAACTTGGGTTGGCCGCACGCCGGGAAGACGAACGCGATCGCCGGCGAACGCTCGTCGAGATCACCGAGCGCGGGGACGCGCTCTTGCGGCAGGTTCGCCAAGGCAACGAACAGCCGTGGCGAGAGCTCCTCGCCGAGCTTGCCGCAGATGACCTCGCAGCCTTGCTCCGCGGTGTCCAAGCGCTCACGACGGTCGTCCGACAAGCACGCACGGGTAGTCAGGTCTGA
- a CDS encoding OsmC family protein: MAVHIQATAVKEALSNLAAAIRANPSLATGTTGVRVRWSGGTQAIGHVRSFEPLIIDEPPAFGGTDRGPNPAELLLVALGSCQALTLAILAEQLGLRIDDMEVEVFADLDLRGFLGIDSGIRPGFQRIEIAVHITSPEPEERLRDLLARAERFCPVSDVLRSPVPIDMTLEVSPPEGTRS; this comes from the coding sequence ATGGCAGTGCATATCCAGGCAACAGCCGTCAAGGAAGCGCTCAGCAACCTCGCAGCTGCGATCCGCGCGAACCCCAGCCTCGCGACCGGAACCACCGGTGTCCGTGTGCGCTGGTCCGGCGGAACGCAGGCGATCGGGCACGTCCGTTCGTTCGAGCCGCTGATCATCGACGAACCACCGGCCTTCGGTGGGACCGACCGTGGGCCGAACCCGGCTGAACTCCTGCTCGTCGCACTTGGCTCCTGCCAGGCACTCACCCTCGCGATCCTGGCGGAGCAACTCGGGCTCCGGATCGACGATATGGAGGTCGAGGTGTTTGCAGACCTCGATTTGCGTGGCTTTCTCGGGATCGATTCAGGAATCCGTCCAGGTTTCCAGCGCATCGAGATCGCTGTGCACATCACGAGCCCAGAACCCGAGGAGCGGCTCCGGGATCTCCTGGCGCGCGCCGAGCGCTTCTGCCCGGTGTCCGATGTCCTCCGCAGCCCGGTGCCGATCGACATGACTCTCGAGGTGAGTCCACCAGAAGGCACCCGCTCATGA
- a CDS encoding sulfurtransferase yields MATIEIDPRIAARGYAHPESLVTTEWVAEHLNDPNIRIVESDEDVLLYELGHIPGAVKIDWHTDLQDPVVRDFIGPEQFAELCSRLGITPETRVVFYGDKNNWWAAYAFWFFRYMGHGPLSIMDGGRKKWEAEGRPLTREVPTYPRTNYPVPKPNPELRALRDEVLAFIGYRDRQKVAEPRGALVDVRSPGEYRGELLHMPDYPQEGALRGGHIPGAANIPWAQAVNEDGTFKSPEELRQLYENQGVTPDKEVIVYCRIGERSSHTWFVLHELLGYPKVRNYDGSWTEWGNVVGLPIER; encoded by the coding sequence ATGGCGACGATCGAGATCGATCCCCGTATCGCTGCACGCGGTTATGCGCATCCGGAATCGCTGGTGACGACCGAGTGGGTCGCCGAGCACCTGAACGACCCGAATATCCGCATCGTCGAGTCGGACGAGGATGTCTTGCTGTACGAACTCGGGCACATCCCGGGAGCGGTAAAGATCGACTGGCACACGGACCTCCAGGATCCAGTCGTCCGGGACTTCATCGGTCCTGAGCAGTTCGCAGAACTCTGCTCGCGGCTCGGTATCACCCCGGAGACACGAGTTGTCTTCTACGGTGACAAGAACAACTGGTGGGCCGCGTATGCCTTCTGGTTCTTCCGATACATGGGACATGGCCCGCTCTCCATCATGGACGGTGGCCGCAAGAAGTGGGAAGCTGAGGGGCGCCCACTGACCCGCGAAGTACCGACCTACCCGCGTACGAACTATCCGGTTCCGAAGCCGAATCCGGAACTGCGCGCCCTCCGCGACGAGGTTCTCGCCTTCATCGGCTATCGCGATCGGCAGAAGGTGGCCGAGCCGCGTGGTGCCCTGGTCGACGTCCGCAGCCCGGGCGAATACCGGGGTGAGCTTTTGCATATGCCCGATTACCCACAGGAAGGTGCGCTCCGTGGTGGTCACATCCCGGGTGCTGCCAACATCCCATGGGCCCAGGCCGTCAATGAAGACGGGACCTTCAAGTCGCCCGAGGAGTTGCGTCAGCTCTATGAGAACCAGGGCGTGACACCCGATAAGGAAGTCATCGTCTACTGCCGCATCGGCGAGCGCTCGTCGCACACCTGGTTCGTCCTTCACGAACTGCTCGGCTACCCGAAGGTACGGAACTACGACGGCTCCTGGACGGAGTGGGGGAACGTGGTCGGGTTACCGATCGAGCGTTGA
- a CDS encoding selenium-binding family protein, producing MATWRPDPTFYPSPRLAMKAPPEKLAYVVRINPNGDGRPDAMCVVDVDPSSSTYGEVVGVTEMPYTGGELHHFGWNACSSMLCPNAPHPHVERRYLVVPDIRSSHITLLDTKDDPTAPRVVKVIEPEELYERAYYARPHTVHCGPDGIYISAFGTPEGDGPGGIFILDHDTFEVLGRWEIDRGDQYLHYDFWWHLGYDTMITSEWGTPRMVENGVLGEELLAGKYGHRIHIWDLHRRRRLQALDLGPEQQMILELRPAHDPTKAYGFVNSVVSLKDLSSSIWLWYRHNGEWKIQKVIEIPAEPAEEDQLPDILKPFKAVPPLVADIDLSVDDRFLYVSCWGTGELRQYDVSNPFEPKLTGVLQIGGIVRRAGHPAVSGPLNGGPQMVEVSRDGRRIYFTNSLYLPWDAQFYPDGIRGWMVKVDVDPEGGMSFDPNFFVDFGDQRAHQIRLQGGDASSDSYCYP from the coding sequence ATGGCAACCTGGCGCCCGGATCCGACCTTCTACCCGTCACCCCGTCTCGCCATGAAGGCACCGCCCGAAAAACTGGCTTACGTCGTTCGCATCAATCCCAACGGCGACGGCCGCCCCGACGCGATGTGCGTCGTCGATGTCGATCCTTCCTCCAGCACGTACGGCGAAGTCGTCGGCGTGACCGAGATGCCGTACACCGGCGGCGAGCTGCACCATTTCGGCTGGAACGCCTGCAGCTCGATGCTCTGCCCGAACGCGCCGCACCCACACGTCGAACGCCGCTACCTCGTCGTACCGGACATCCGGAGTTCGCACATCACTCTTCTCGATACGAAGGACGATCCGACGGCACCGCGCGTTGTCAAGGTGATCGAGCCGGAAGAGCTTTACGAGCGCGCATACTACGCCCGGCCGCATACCGTGCACTGCGGGCCGGACGGCATCTACATCTCCGCGTTCGGCACGCCTGAAGGGGATGGCCCAGGCGGCATCTTTATCCTCGACCACGACACGTTCGAGGTGCTCGGGCGATGGGAAATCGACCGCGGCGACCAGTACTTGCACTATGACTTCTGGTGGCACCTCGGCTACGACACGATGATCACCAGCGAATGGGGCACGCCGCGGATGGTCGAGAACGGTGTGCTCGGCGAGGAACTCTTGGCCGGGAAATACGGTCACCGCATTCACATCTGGGATCTGCACCGCCGCCGCCGGCTCCAGGCACTCGACCTCGGGCCCGAACAGCAGATGATTCTCGAACTCCGTCCGGCCCACGATCCCACGAAGGCCTACGGCTTCGTGAACAGTGTTGTCAGCCTGAAGGATCTCTCGTCCTCTATCTGGCTGTGGTACCGCCACAACGGTGAGTGGAAGATCCAGAAGGTTATCGAGATTCCAGCAGAGCCAGCGGAGGAAGACCAGCTTCCGGACATTCTGAAGCCGTTCAAAGCCGTACCACCCCTCGTTGCCGACATCGATCTCAGTGTCGATGATCGCTTCCTGTACGTCTCCTGCTGGGGGACCGGTGAACTCCGTCAATACGATGTGTCCAACCCCTTCGAGCCGAAGCTCACCGGCGTGCTCCAGATCGGTGGGATCGTGCGCCGGGCCGGTCATCCGGCCGTCTCCGGTCCGCTCAACGGTGGCCCGCAGATGGTCGAGGTCAGCCGAGACGGCCGACGCATCTACTTCACGAACTCGCTCTATCTCCCGTGGGACGCTCAGTTCTATCCAGACGGGATCCGCGGCTGGATGGTGAAGGTCGACGTCGATCCCGAAGGCGGCATGTCCTTTGACCCCAACTTCTTCGTCGACTTCGGTGACCAGCGCGCCCACCAGATTCGCCTCCAGGGTGGCGACGCATCGAGCGACTCGTACTGCTACCCGTGA
- a CDS encoding MDR family MFS transporter — translation METQTIAPSVERAHAPERHRLVLILPGLLLGMLLAALDQTIVGTAMPRVIAELRGLEHYAWVFTAYMLTSTVTVPLYGKLSDIYGRRTFFLFGMVVFLLGSALSGMSQSMTQLILFRALQGLGGGALFPIAIAIVGDLFPPAERGKWQGLFAAVFGFSAIIGPSLGGWITDHWGWRWVFYVNMPIGLLALLTTGLTMPKLASGRQHRIDYLGAALLVAGVTPMLLAFSWAGTEYPWRSVRIIGLFVVSVLFLVLFTVAELRATEPILDLRLFKNRIFTPTLLAAFLIAIGMFGTILYLPLFVQAVLGRTATNSGAVLTPMMLAFVFSSVVGGQILSRTGRYKVLAIATVAVATLGMFLLSRMDVRTTNATVVRNMIVLGLGIGTTMSLFTIVMQNAFPPERLGEVTSALTFFRSIGGTVGAAILGTVMTNRFQSELGGRIPNEIRALVPPERLAALENPQVFMSPEAMQQMRQQAAAFGPQGQQLLDLVLSAVRMALATALDHVFLTGTIILAFALLCTMLIPEVPLRRSNARPPAALSH, via the coding sequence ATGGAAACGCAGACGATTGCCCCTTCGGTGGAACGCGCGCATGCCCCGGAACGACACCGCCTCGTGCTCATCCTCCCCGGCCTACTCCTGGGCATGCTCCTGGCTGCGCTCGACCAGACGATCGTCGGCACAGCCATGCCGCGCGTCATCGCCGAACTACGAGGCCTCGAGCACTATGCGTGGGTCTTCACTGCCTACATGCTGACATCGACCGTCACCGTCCCACTCTACGGCAAGCTTTCCGACATCTACGGACGGAGAACCTTCTTCCTGTTCGGTATGGTCGTGTTTCTCCTCGGCTCTGCTCTTTCCGGGATGTCGCAGAGCATGACGCAGTTGATCCTGTTCCGAGCCCTCCAGGGCCTGGGTGGCGGCGCTCTCTTCCCCATCGCAATCGCAATCGTCGGTGATCTGTTCCCACCGGCGGAGCGCGGGAAGTGGCAGGGGCTCTTCGCAGCCGTCTTCGGGTTCAGTGCCATCATCGGGCCGAGCCTCGGCGGCTGGATCACGGACCACTGGGGCTGGCGTTGGGTCTTCTACGTGAACATGCCGATCGGCCTGCTCGCGTTGCTCACGACCGGTCTCACGATGCCCAAGCTGGCGAGTGGACGCCAGCATCGTATCGACTACCTCGGTGCGGCGTTGCTTGTCGCTGGCGTGACGCCGATGCTGCTCGCCTTCTCGTGGGCCGGCACCGAGTATCCCTGGAGATCAGTGCGCATCATCGGGTTGTTTGTCGTGAGCGTTCTGTTCCTCGTCCTCTTCACCGTCGCGGAACTCCGAGCGACGGAACCGATCCTGGACTTGCGCCTCTTCAAAAATCGTATTTTCACGCCGACGCTGTTGGCTGCATTCCTCATCGCGATCGGGATGTTCGGAACCATCCTCTACTTGCCACTGTTCGTCCAGGCAGTGCTCGGTCGTACTGCGACCAATTCCGGCGCCGTGCTGACCCCGATGATGCTTGCCTTTGTTTTCTCGAGCGTCGTCGGCGGACAGATCCTTTCCCGCACAGGACGCTACAAGGTCCTCGCGATCGCCACCGTCGCAGTCGCCACACTCGGTATGTTTCTCTTGTCTCGCATGGATGTGAGGACGACCAACGCCACCGTCGTTCGCAATATGATCGTCCTGGGCCTCGGGATCGGGACCACGATGAGCCTGTTCACGATCGTGATGCAGAACGCGTTCCCCCCCGAGCGACTCGGTGAAGTGACCTCTGCCCTGACCTTCTTTCGCTCGATCGGTGGCACCGTCGGCGCTGCCATTCTCGGCACGGTGATGACGAACCGCTTTCAGAGCGAACTCGGTGGACGTATTCCGAACGAGATCCGCGCACTCGTCCCTCCTGAACGTCTGGCTGCCCTCGAAAATCCACAAGTCTTCATGAGTCCGGAGGCAATGCAACAGATGCGCCAGCAAGCTGCGGCTTTCGGCCCGCAGGGTCAGCAACTGCTCGATCTCGTGCTCAGCGCCGTCCGAATGGCGCTGGCGACGGCTCTCGACCATGTCTTCTTAACCGGCACGATCATTTTGGCGTTCGCTCTGCTTTGTACGATGTTGATTCCAGAGGTACCACTCCGTCGTTCGAATGCTCGGCCACCAGCAGCGCTCAGCCATTGA
- a CDS encoding helix-turn-helix domain-containing protein — MQRTQTPQATQNDRWLTIDEAARLLGVGQSTLRRWSDAGLVPVYRTAGGHRRYREADLLAVLRSETRPRRRLSRKALTDLSYSLYQSQLIHQVTTRPWYRRYRPEHLAELRALGKQLVDLAFRIVNRAVDRTSLIEAGRAIGRRYGELSAAAGLSPAEAVEAFLAFRAPTYIAIAQFAEREEIPTRRVVRLLSELTMMLDEVLLATMQALTGPVESVQETMGYVRNRVTSERPS, encoded by the coding sequence GTGCAACGGACACAGACACCTCAGGCAACCCAAAACGATCGTTGGCTCACGATCGACGAGGCAGCACGTCTCCTCGGTGTCGGGCAATCCACGCTTCGCCGCTGGAGTGACGCCGGGCTCGTTCCCGTTTACCGGACAGCGGGGGGCCACCGGCGCTATCGCGAAGCCGACCTCCTGGCCGTCTTGCGGAGCGAGACGCGTCCGCGACGCCGGTTGTCCCGAAAGGCGCTGACTGATCTCTCGTACTCGCTCTATCAGTCGCAGCTCATTCACCAGGTCACGACCCGACCCTGGTATCGGCGATATCGCCCAGAGCATCTCGCCGAACTTCGGGCTCTCGGGAAGCAGCTCGTCGACCTCGCCTTCCGAATCGTCAATCGTGCTGTCGACCGTACCTCCTTGATCGAAGCCGGCCGAGCGATCGGGCGTCGCTACGGCGAACTGAGCGCTGCGGCTGGGCTGAGTCCGGCCGAGGCGGTCGAAGCATTCCTCGCGTTCCGCGCACCGACATATATCGCGATCGCCCAATTCGCCGAACGGGAGGAAATTCCAACTCGTCGCGTCGTGCGTCTCCTGAGCGAGCTCACGATGATGCTGGATGAGGTGCTCCTCGCCACGATGCAGGCACTCACCGGGCCGGTTGAGTCGGTGCAGGAAACCATGGGATACGTTCGGAATCGAGTGACCAGCGAAAGGCCCTCCTGA